CAGCAAACGCGAGATCCGCTCCCGTGACGGAGTCGACCAGACGGATGCGCGCGGTCGAGTGCACGAGGCTCTCGGGCACGAATGCGGAGACCAAGCCGCTGCGCTCCATGCCGGCAGTGTTCACGATCCAGACGGATGCGTCTCCGACGCCGCCGCCCTCCTCGGCGAAGGCGCGCAGTGCCTCCTGAGTCAGCAGCCAGGAGTCCTGCTCGGCACGGATCGCCTTTTCGGCCTTCCAGTGCCACTGGTCGGTGCCCGAGGACTGGGCTGCGTCGCCGGAAGTCCACGGGGACGCGGCTCCCCACGTGTGCTCGTCGAAGAGTTCGACGCTTTCCCAGGCGTGGTCCATGCGGGCCGCAAAGCCATCAGCAGCACCTCCGTCGGCACCCGCCCCGACGGCACTGCCGAGCATGGCCACGACAGACCTCGCCTGTGCAAGCGCTGACTGCGCCCCGCGATTCATCTGCAGTTGGCGGGCGCCCGAGCCAATTCCGTCAGCCCACCAGTCGTTCCAGTCACCCGTGTATGTCTCAATCTCGTCGGTGTGTGCCGCTTCGATCTGTTCGAAGAAATCCTGAGTGCGAGTGATTTCGAGCTTCGGGTACTCCCAGCGCTCGTTCCACGCTTCGACGACCTCGGACAGTCGCCGGTTCGGCGGGCAATTGTCGCCCACGCGCCCCATCACTCGCAGATGGATCTCGTCCCACGGGTACGGCGCGCGGTTGAATTCGCGATCGGCACAGGCGAACCCGAAGACGTTTTCATCGTACGGAAACGAGGCCGTCTCCTCGCGCAGCAGGTACAGCGGAAGCAGGTCGTCGACGTGATCGACGCTGTCATGAAACCCTAGATTTGCGGCCTCTTGGTAGGCCATCCCCTGCGCCGTGGTGGTCATCCAGACGAGCACACTGTTGCCTGCGGGTGAGGCCCAGCGGAACAGCCGCGGGAGGTGTTCGCCGGCACCGAGGTAAGGCACGGACCGGCCTGCCCAGTTGTGTGCGACCGCGAGATACTTCACGCCTGCATCGGCGAGCGCATCGACTGTGCCGCCGACGCAGCCCGGGACATCCGTCTGGTAGGCAACAGGAACGGTCAGACCGTACCGTTCTGCAATCTCCTGCGAGTACCGCAGCAGCCCGTGCAACTCCTCGGTCGAACAGGCCTCGGTGTGCAGGTTGAACGGCAACGCGGCAATCTCGATCTTGCCGGCGCGCACTTGGGCCATGAACCGCTCGACGGTCTCCGGTCGTCTGCGAGCGATCCACTCGCGCAACACCCAGATCGACTCAACGCTCCAGCGGAACGCACTTGCGCCATCTCCGCCGTCGGCTTCGGCGAGACGGAGGGCATCATCGAGGTATGCGAGTTGCTCGACAATGACCCGGCCCTGCAGGTCGGTGTAGCCGATGTCAAAGTGGGAATGATGCACGAGAGAAACACTCCAGTGCCGAACGGGGCGAACCTCCAGCAGCACCGATTCTTCACCGAGCTCTGGGAACTGAACGCTCACTCGAGCCAGCTGTTCGTGTTCGGGAAGGAAGAAGCGGGCCCCGCCCGGCGCGTCCTCCGCCTGCAGGTCGAGCACCGTTCCACCCGCCAGCGTGACGATCGCCCTGGATAGCCGCGCGGCGGATCGAACTCGGATCGGCTGCTCGGAGCCAGTGTCCGTTCGTCGCAGAAGCGGTTCGGCCACCAGGTCAACTCGCTGGTCGCCGATCTGGAAGGTCTGGAATGCGTTGTTGCGCAGGCCATTGATCGCTCGTTCGTGGTCAAACGGATACGTGCGGCGCAGGCCGGTCTGGTCGGTCATTGGTGCTCCTTCGGTTGAATCAGTGATTGTGGGAATCGGCCGGTCGCTCGCCAACCCGCTCCAAATGTCCTGAGTGTGCTGAACGACGAACAGCTTCGACAACGCTCAAGTTCGCCACGACGTCGTCGCCTCTGCCGCTGCTGCGGGTGATATCACCGGTTCGCCGCACGAATTCTTCGAGTTGGTAGTCGAAACTGGTGCGTCCGGCGACGGTGCCCACCTCGGTCGGGCCAACGGTCGGCCTGATGCGGAAGCTGTGGCCGTGGTGCGGGCCAATCGGTCCGGTTGCCACGACTTCTGCCTCCTCGAAGCTCAAAGCGAGCGAGACTGGATCGTCTCGGTCGAACGAGCATTGGATGGTTGCAGCGCGGCCGTCTGGGAAATTCAACTCGGCAGACGTCTCTGAATCCGCCCCGCTGGGATTCAGGCGCTGCTTCGCCCGGACGCCGATCGGCTCAGCGTCGAAGAGCAGGCGTGTCCAGTGCGCACCATAGACGCCGTTGTGCAGCAGCGCCCCGCCACCGAGCTCGGCCACGTGCAGGATTGACGCAGGGTGATATGCACGTGTGCCGTTGATGACAGAGCGGATCGACCGCAGATTCCCGAAACGCCCAGAAGCGACGAGTTGCTCGAGGAGCCCGAAAAAGGGATGGAAGCGATAGTGGAAACCCTCCATGACGACCCGGCCCGCGACTGCTGCGGCGGCCTTGATTGCCCGAGCTTCCTCGGCGCTGACAGCGATCGGTTTCTCGCAGAGCACATGTTTTCCCGCCTCAAGGGCCGCGATCGTCCAGCGCGCGTGGTCCGAAGCGGCATTGGACACATACACCGCATCTATGTCGGCATCCGCGAGAATATCCTCATAGTCACCGGAGGCGCGAGGAATTTCCCACAAGCCGGCAAATGCATCGGCGGCTCCGGGGCGCACCGCAGCGACGCGGATCACCTGAACGTCGTCTCGACGCCCCGCTGGTTCGAGCAAGGCCTCCGCTGCGATGTTCGACGCAGCGATCATCCCGAACTTTGTCACCATCAGGCGCTTCTCCGTCGTCGAGACGAGATCATTCTGTAGAAGCCACCCATGAACTACGGAGTCTTTACAACGGCCTTGACTGCCGCCGCCTCGAAGCGTCGCAGTTGCAGGGATGCGGAATTGCCGCTCACGACGAGGTCGGCGAGCTCGTCTCCGAGATAGGTCGACGCGGCCGCGCGCAGAAGTTCGCGACCGAACCGGAGTTCGACCTGCACCGGCTCGTCGGCGAATGACTGAAGCCGCACGATCATGGCACCATCATCCGCTTGGGCCAATCCCACGACCTGCACTCGTGGGTCGGATATTGTCAGCGCGCTCTGCTCCGCCGGCCCATCCGTATCGGTCCCCGTCGCGCGCGCGGCGCGCAGCGGATGCACAAGTGCGGCCGCCGTGCGCAACGCGAGCTCGCTCGGCGACTCGTCGCTGCCCTCGCGGACACCGACGGCATAGCCGAATGTGGCCTCGAACCCCTGTTCGATCGGAAAGTTCGTGTCCCAGACGTTGTTGTGCACCCACGAGTAAACAGTTCCCGGCTCTGACGGGCTCGTGCTCGCCGGGAACGGCGCATACGGCACCGCGATCGCATGCGGCTCGACCAGCGGCGCGTCTCTCGTCACCCATGCCACCGCATTGTCTTCGTTCTCCACGAGGACCCAGTCGCGGATGCCGCGCATGTGCTGCGGAGCACCCGGGATGTGCGGCAACCCATCACCCGTGACGCCGCCCGAGACCTCGAACCGCATGCGAGCGGCGTCTCCGGCGAACGGAAAGCTGAAGTACGCGCTCTCTTTGACCAGACGCGACGGCTTGGACAGGCGGTTCTCGATCAGCAGCCGCGGCTCTCCATGACGCAGACGGAGAGTCACCCTCACCCAGTTGACACCGTCTGCCTGATACTCGTAGACCAGTGTTTGCTCGAGCTCCGTTGTGGTGCGGTCGACGACGCGCGACGGCCGCGCAAGGGTGCGGGTTGCAAGCATCTCGAGTCGCTCACTCACCGCGAGCTTGTTCGCCAAATGGTTGAATCCGACTCCCGAGCTTGCATACTCGTCGTAGACGTAGCCGTTGAATCCGACGACGGCATCCTGGTTGACCAGCTCCCGGCCGGTCCGCTTCTCGACAATCGATGCGATGGTCGACATATGTTCGTCGACGCGCACAGTGAGATACTCGTTCTCGAGCGTCAGGAGCTCGCCGCGCGGCATCCGCTCGGTATCGGATCCTTCACTGCGGCCGGAGTCCCCGAGAGAGATCAGTCCGTATTCGCTGCTTCCTGATGCACTCCGCGATGCGGCCTGCTGCTGATGCCCCGTGGCCGTCGCGGCACGAGCGCCGCCGGCGGCCAGAACGTCGACGCGGACAGAGCCTAACGCCGGGACATTCTCTAGGCGTGCCTCGACCCAGCGGCCCGACTCCCGGTGGGCGGCGTTTGACTGTTGTTCGAGCACGAATGGCACACGCGACCCGTCGCGGCCGTCGACCAGCTCGATCTCGGTGCTGAACGGCACAGCCGCCTCCGGCAGCAGGAATCGGACGACGCCGCTGCGGCGCAGACTGGTCGGGTTGGCGATGACGAAGCTGGCGGCCGCGTCCGGGGCGGTCGCGACCATCTGGCCAAGGTAGGCCAGTGCGGTCTCCAGGAGTTCTGACGACCTCTGCTGCGCGACCAGGCTCTGTGCAACTTTCCACTGCCACTGCAGCTCTCCGGAGGAGAACCCCTCGTCGCCGTGGGTCCAGGAATTGCCGGCTCCCCACGTGTGCTCGTTGAACATTGAAATCGCGTCATACGTTTCGGATGACCGCGTAGCCTCATCCCGTACCGCCTGACCGCCGGACAGCGCACTCAGCTGGGAGATCGTGCGACCCTCGACCACCTCGGCCTGAGCCTTGCGCATGAAAGCCATCGGCACTGCAGCCGAGCCGACGCCTTCGACCCACCAGTCGCCCCAGTCGCCTTCGACTGTGATGAGTTCATCACCGAGTCGTGCCTCGGCATCTTCAAAGAAGTCCTCATTGCGCGAGACTCGCAGTCGTGGCGAATCCCACGTGTCGTTCCATTGCCGAACGATGCTCGGCAATGCCAGTCGCGCGGGAGCATTGTCGCCCATGAAGCCCTGAACGCGCAGGTGCAAAATATCCCACGGGTATGGGTCCCGCCCGTCCAGAGATTCGCCATGCGCGCCGAACACGCCGGGTGGGAATGGGTAACCCTTGGTGGCCATCGCGGTGAGGTAGGCCGGGAAGTAGTTCTCGACTTGCTCGATCCCCTCGGTGAACCCCACCATGGGGCCTTCCATATACGCCAGCCCGTGTGGGCTGTCTGTCATCCACACGAGCACTTCGTTGCCCGCGAGCGAGCGCCAGCGGAAGAGGCGCGGCAAGTTGAGAGCGCCGGTCGTGTGGGGCTGTGAGCGGCCGGCCCAGTTGTGCGCGACTGAGAGATACTTCACGCCGACTTCCTGCAGCGCGTCGGGCAGGCCCGCGACCTGTCCGGGCACGTCGGTCTGCATGGCGGATGCGAATGGGATGCCGTATTCGTCGCGCAACCGGCGAGCGCCGCGCAACAGTTCGTGCAGTTCGTCGGTCGAGCACACGTCGGTGTGCAGGTTGTACGGCAGCGCGCTGAGGCCAATCGAGCCGGCCTTGACGTGCCGCACCAATCGATCCATCTGATTCTCGGGGCGATGTGCCTGCCAGTCGGAGATCGCCCACAGTGCTTCGCTGTTCCACCGGAAACGGGCCTCCTCCGGCCACTGCTCGGTTTCCTCGATCAGGTCGAGGGCGCTGTCCAGGTACGAGCGCTGCGCAGCAAACACCTCCGTCTGCCGGTCTGTGTAGCCGAAGTCAAAATGCGAGTGATGCACCAGGTGAATGGTCCACTCGCGCTGATTCTCAAGCAGAAACTCGATCCGCTCCGCTCCGACCTCCGGCACGGCCAGGCTCACCTGCACCGGCTCATCCACCGTCCGAACGAGCAGGCGAAGACTCCCGGCCGGACCGTCTTCGACCGCGACAACCAGTTCACTGCCGTCGGAGGTTGTCAGCGAAGGGCGAAGCGCACGGCCGGCGAGTTCTACGTCGCGGCCGATCATGCGCACGCTCTGCACGCGCACACCATTGACGGTCTTCATGAGCGGTTCCAACAGAATGGCGACACCGGTGGAGCCGACGGTGGCCTCCGCGCAAATTGCGCGCTCGATCAGGCCGAGCCGGGCATCCTGATCGTCCCATGGTCGGGTCTTGATGAGCTTGCGTACGGACACGAACGTTCCTCTTTCCGTGGATGAAAGTGACGAGAGGTAGGTGCAGCAGTCGGTCGACTGCAGCGGGCGCGAGGGCGCTCAGTATTGACCCAGTGTGAGCCCCTTCTGGAAGAACTTCTGAGTAAAGAGGAAGAGCACAGCGGTCGGCACCGAGACAAGGAGCGCTGCAGTGAGGGTGACCGTGTAACCGGGGCCGCCGCCCTGCGTTGATTGGAGTGCGTTGAGCAGTGGCATCAACGGGCGCGCGTCGCTTTGGGTGAGGATCAACGACAGCAAGAAATCGTTCCACACCCACGTCGCTTGGAGGATGAATACCACCACGAGCGCGCTGGTGCTCATCGGCAGGTAGATGCGTGTGAAGATCTGCCACATATTCGCTCCGTCGACGACGGATGCTTCGAACACCGTTTCCGCGATGCCTGCGAAGAAATTGCGCATGACAAACGCCGAGAACGGTAGGGCCACGATCGAGTAGATGATGATCATCCCGACGATCGTGTCGTACATCCCGGAGTTGGCGTAGAAGCTGAACCACGGAATCAGCATCATCTGAATCGGAAAAACGGTGCCGCAGAAGACGATGAAGAACCACGCGAAACCATGCTTGAGCTTCAACACGATCACAGCGAAGCCGATACACGCGCCGAGGATGACGGCGATGACCGGTGCAATAATCGCATAGATCGCCGAGACACCGAAGCCTGCTGAAACGTCCGTCGTTGTGAAGACCAGAACGACGTTCGCCCAGAAGTCACCGAGATTCCCGGTCGTCCACAGTTGCGTGCCGGAGAAGCCTGCGTTCGACTTGCTGGAATTGGCGAGCAGCAGATAGATCGGCAAAAGCCAAACGATCCCGAGGATGCTCAGAACGAGGTACCGGCCGATGCGTCCGATCATGCTTGTGCCACCTTCCCGCGACCTGACGAGTCTCCGATGGTGAGCTGCCGCCGCAGGTAGAGAACTGAGGCGGCCACGGTGACGATTGTCAAGAAGATCGCCACTGCCGCACCCAGCCCGTATTCACTGTTCTGAAATGTGTCTGCATACATCGTCACGCCTAGGGTCTCGGAGACACGGTTCGGCCCGCCCTGGGTCATCGTCTCCACGATGTCGAACGTCTTCAGACTGTTGACGATGGACAGCCCGACGACGATCGTGGTTGAAGGTCGCAGCAGCGGCCACACCATCGACGTGAAGAGTCGCCACCCGTTCGCCCCATCGATCCTGGCCGCCTCCAGCGGCTCCTTCGGGATCGACTGCAATCCCACGATGAAGAGCAAGGCGTTGACCCCGATCCCCTGCCATGCCGACGCGAAAATCATCACGATCGTGTTGAGCGGCGCTTCCTGCAACCATCGCGTCTCCGCGCCCGGAAGGTTAAAGAATGCCAGCGCCTGCGACAGTGCTCCGCCGTTCTGGAAGATGAAGTTGAAGACCACACCAATGGCGACACCTGACAGCGCGTAGGGAATGAGAAAGGGGATCCGAAACCACGTCCCCCCTTTGAGCCCGAAGGTCAAATAAGCGACCACCAGCCCAATTCCGACTGGGACGATCAACGTGCCCACGACCCAGATCGCCGTGTTCATCACCGAGGTGAGGAACGCCGGATCCTGGAACATCGTCACATAGTTCTGAAACCCGACGAACTGCGGTGTGCCCAACCCGTTGTAGCTCGTCAAGCTCAGGTACATCGTGTAGACAATCGGGATGTACATGGCCAGGAGCACAAGGAGCACGCCTGGGCCGGCAAAGGCCCAGGCGGCCCGCTGATACCCCATAGGTTTGGAGTTCATCAGCACTTACTTGTTGCTGGCCCAGTACTGCGCAGATGTGCTTTCGATGCTCTGCAAGTACTTGGTCGGGTCGCCTGGGTTAGTCATGAACCCGGTGAAGTTGTTCAACGCAGCTGTCAGAACCGGAGCCGGCGCGGCCTCGTAGTAGCGGAGGTAGGCCTCGAACTTCGCCTCATCCGTCACCTGCTTGCCGAAGTCCTGTAGTGTCGCGTTGGCCGCCGTCGCCTGCGGGTTGTAGGGCAAGATTCCCTGCGCCTTCGACCAGGTCGTCTGAGCCTTGGGACTCATCAGCCATTGCGCGTACTTGAGTGCCAGCGTCTTGTTGGCCCCCTTCGCCGTGACACACACCGGGGCCGGCTCGACCGCGACGGGCGTCTTGCCGTTCTGGGTCTTGATTGCAGGGATTGGGAAAATGCCCCAGTCGGTGCCCGGCTTCATGCCTACCTGGCCGAGCGTGCCCGGGTACCACGTGCCGAACGGCTGCATGGCGGACTGCCCGTCTTTGAAGTTGGTCTGACTTTGCGTCTTGGAACCCGGGTCGCTGAAGTAGCCCTTCTGCAACATCTGGAGCCAGACATCCATCGCGGCCTTGACCTGCGGGTCGGTGTACGACGCCTTTCCGTCGTTGATTGCATTGTATTGGCTGACATCCGTCCCGGTCATCGTGATCATGTACCACACGAACGCCCAGGGATTGCCGCTCTGACTGTAGAAGGGGGTAATGCCGTGCGATTTCAGCGTCGCCGCAACGTCCAGCATTCCGCTCCACGTGGTGGGCGGCGTCAGGTTGTACTTGGCGAACATCGCCTTGTTGTAGTACATCCCCCAGTAGTCAACCTCGAGCGGCACACAGTACTGCTTGCCATTGATCGTGAACATCTTCTCGATCGCCGGCGAAACCCACTTGTCTGCAATCGCTTGCTTCCAGATGCTACTGGTGTCAGCGACGAGTCCCTGCTTCACGAGCTGCTCGAGCTGGGTACCGGTGTGCCACGTGAAAATATCCGGCGCCTTGGGGGTTCGCAGTGACTGCTTGACGAATGCCTGGAACTGATTTTGGTCGCTGTAGGTGCTGGTCTTGAGTGATACGCCGATTTCCTTCTTAGCGGCCGTCGATAGTGGGTCGTAGTTCCACCCCTTGTCCTCGGTGAAATTGATTGTTCCGGTCTTCGCTGTCGTGCCGCTTGAAGATGAGCAGGCGACGAGGCCGGCCGTTGCTGTAATGACAATCGCCGCTGCAGCGAGCCATTTCTGAGCCTTCACAGGAACTCCCTTGTTCAATGATTTGGGTTGGTATCGTTACCAATGGGTTGAAAGTATCACACCGATTCTGGTAACGCAACCATTGCAATTCCGATCGAGACGTCGCGCATCGCCGAACGTACCGCGGCAATCGCCGCGCGTACAGATGGCGCCGAACATCCGCTGGGCGGCGACTGCGAGCTCGGTGTCAGCGAAGATGCCGCGGCTCGATCTGTAGTTCTACAGGCAACTCAACGGTGTGCGCCGGGCTGTTGCTTGCCTGCCCCTCGATGCGGGCGAGCAGCAGTTCAACCGCGCGTCGACCCAGTTCGCCGCCATCATGGGCAACGACAGACAAAGGCACTGGTGACAGGTCCGCGAACTCGAACGAGTCGAATCCGATGAGCCTGACCTCCGGCGCATGCGCCGGAGCGGTCGAGTGGAACGTGACGATGGCGCGGATGGCGCCGAGTGTGTTGCGGTTATTTGCGGAGAAGACCGCGGTCGGTGGGAGCGCGTGAGTGAACAGCTCAGCCAGCGCTCGTTCCGCTCCCGCGGCTTCCTGCTGCCCTGTGCGGATGAGGTGCTCGTACACGGGCACATTGTGATCACGGTGAGCATGTCGGTAGCCCTCAAGACGGCGCTGTCCGGTCAGCACTGACGTGCGCGTACCCAAGAACGCGATACGTCGGTGACCTTCGTCCAGAAGTCGGCTGGTCGCCTCGTATGCCCCTCCGATGTCGTCGATTAGTACCGTGTCGACCTCAAGGCCCGGAACGGGGCGCGAGGCAAAGACCATTGGAATGTTGCCCAACGCTTCGCGGGTAAGGTGCTCAGAATGAGCAGGGTCAGCGGGCACAACAATCAGGCCTTCCACCCGGCGGCCGATGAAGTCGGCGACGAGCTGGCGCTCGAGATCGGGATCTTCGTTGGAGTTTCCCACCATGATGCGCCGACCGGCCTTGGCGGCGACTTGCTCGATTCCACGCTGCAACTCGGCATAGTACGGGTTCGCAATGTTGGTGATCGTGACACCGATGAGTCCGGATTTGTGCCCAGGCCGCAGGCTGCGAGCATTCTCATTCCGGCGGAAGCCCAACTCGAGCGCCGCCCTCTCCACACGCGTGCGCAACCGAGGGCGCACGTTGGCGCTGCCATCGAAGACACGGGATACGGTCATGGGACTGACCTGGGCTCGCTCGGCAACATCCTTGATCGTAGGGGGCTTGGTCCTCACAGGCGGTAGATCATTGTCCCGGCGCCCGCCACTCATAGCAGACAAGGTACACCACCCCGCGCACCCATGTTCTCGTTCGACATTCGTAGGTCCAGAGTTGGGTGCATCGTCCGCACGCAGTATGTGGTAACGTTACCAGCATTATCAGGAGGAACGATGACAACGTTGTGCATTGACCTAGGCGGCACGTCGGCCAAACTCGGCGTGTACGACGCCGGTCGTGCGCTTTCTTCCGCACGCATTCCGGTTTCCGGTCACCCCGTCGATCTCGAAACCATTCGTCTCGCAGCCGGGGATTTGCGCGCGACGGTCGACGCCGTCATCGACCAGGTCGCGGTCGCCGTGCCGGGCATCGTCGACCAGGCCAGCGGCACTCTTGTGGCCGCCCACGGCAAGTACACATACGCACTGGGGATGGACCTTCGATCATGGGCGGCACAAGTCTTTGATGTGCCTGCGCTGATTGAAAACGATGCCCGCGCAGCGCTGTTCGGCGAGGTCGCTTTCGGGGTCGCTCAAGGCCACACCGACGCCGTCCTGGTCATGCTCGGAACCGGTATCGGCACCGCCGCGATAATGGATGGCCGCCTCATCCGCGGCGCTCACGACCATGCGGGCGTGCTTGGTGGCCACGTCACCGTCGACATCGACGGCCCACTCTGCAATTGCGGCAACGTTGGCTGCGCCGAGGCGGTTGCAAGCACCTGGGCGCTCGAGCGAGCGATTCGCGAGCACCCGGAATTCGCGACCTCGGATGCCTGGCACCGTCTGCTTGAGAACGGCTCAGTCGGCATTCTCGACCTGATGTCAGCTGACGATGACATCGCCCGCGACGTCCTGCAGCGATTCGTGCGCATCTGGGGTGCCGCCGCTGTTTCGTTGTGCCACGCATATGACCCCGACGTCGTCGTGGTGACAGGCGGCGTCTTGCGCACACCCGTTCACGTGCTCCCCGCCCTCACCTCATACATAAACACGCATCTGTGGTCGTCGTTCCCGCGGCCGCGGATGCTTCTCCCCGAGAATCCGGAGCACTCCGTACTTCTTGGGCTTTCGGCGTTGGCCGAATCCAACCGTTGACCATTGAAAGGATTCTGGTGACTCACGCAACCGACGCCCGTACTAACTACATCACCCAACCGACGATCCCGCTGCCTGCTGGAAGCACGATCTGGACAGGTGATGACGCATGGGGGCACTTGGCCGACGCTGCCTCGGCGTCAGCCGCGTCAGTCATTGCGATCGACACCTACCCGGGGGTCGACCTGCCCCAAATGCTCGCAACTCTCCAACGCGCCATGCCGACATTCACGATCGTCAACGTCGAGGAGAGGGCCGCGCTGCCGATCGAGGCGATCGATGGACTGATCGGACGGAATCTGACCGAGGACCGAGTCTTCGGCGTTCTGAGCAACTACGCGCTCGACGAGTTCTACGACGCACAAGCCCTGCTCGACCTCGGTGCCGAAATCGCTTCTTCCGGCCAGCCGACGATTGTCGTCGGCTGGGGTGCGACGCTCGCCGTTTCGGATGCCGACATCGTGGTGCTCGCGGACCTCGCGCGCTGGGAGATTCAGCGGCGGCAGCGCGCGGGCGCCCCGAATTGGCGATGCGACAACGGCTCCGAAGACGATCTCCGCAAGTACAAGCGTGGCTTCTTTGTCGAATGGCGCACTGCTGACCAGCACAAGCGCACCTTCCTGGACCGCGTGGACTTCCTCCTCGACACAAATCGCGGTATCGAGGAGGCCGCATTGATCACCGGCGACTCATTCCGACTCGCGCTTCAGACAGCCGCTACGAAACCGTTCCGCGTCGTGCCCTTCTTCGACCCCGGAGTCTGGGGCGGACAATGGATGAAGCAAAAGATCGGATTGGACCCGGCATCCGAGAACTATGCTTGGTGTTTCGATTGCGTGCCCGAAGAGAACTCGCTCCTGCTCGAGCGGGACGGTCGCGTCGTTGAAATTCCGGCCATGGATCTCGTGCTGAGTCAGCCGCGCACACTGTTGGGTGATCGCACTTTCTCACGCTTCGGCGCCGAATTCCCCATCCGCTTCGACCTTCTCGACACAATGGGAGGCGGCAACCTCTCGTTGCAGGTCCACCCATTGACGGACTACATGCAACGCACCTTCGGAATGCACTACACGCAAGACGAGAGCTACTATCTGCTGGACGCCGACGAGAGCGCGGTCGTCTACCTCGGCCTGAAGACCGGCACCGACCCGCACGAACTCGAGTCGGCACTTCGTCAGGCAAGCGACGGGCAGCATCCGTTCCCGGCTGACGAGTTCGTCAACCGATTTCCGGCCAAGAAGCATGATCATTTCGCCATCCCGGCCGGAACAGTGCACTGCTCCGGCGCCAATTCGATGGTGTTGGAAATCTCGGCAACTCCGTTCATCTTCACGTTCAAACTCTGGGACTGGGATCGGCTCGGCCTCGACGGTGTTCCCCGGCCTGTTCACATCGACCACGGCGTGAAGAACATCCAATGGGAGCGGGACACGACGTGGGTCGAGGACAATCTGCTCGACACCGTCGAGTTGATCTGCGAATCGGAAGACGTCACCGAAGAGCGCACGGGCTTGCATGCTCTCGAATTCATCGAGGTGCGGCGCCACTGGTTCTCTGAAGAAGCGGCGCACGACACAGATGGAACAGTGAATGTCCTCAACCTCGTCGAAGGCGATGAAGTCGAGGTCGTGAGCCCGAGCGGCGCATTCGAACCGTATGTGGTGCACTACGCAGAGACGTTTATCGTACCCGCGGCAGTAGGGCCATATTCCATCCGGCGCACAAAAAACTCGGCGAGCGAGCGATTCGCGACGGTCAAGGCCTATGTGCGCGGCACGCGAACAAGCGACGAGTAAGACTCTCGATTAACGAATGGAATCGATCAATTCATGATCAAGACAGTGCACGTCGTCTTCAAGACACACCTCGATCTTGGCTTTACCGGATACGCCGCCGATGTCGTCGATAAATATGAGAACGACTACATCCCGAAGGCCATCGCATTAGCCGAGCAGCTGGCCGAAAGCGACAGCGGGACCAGCTTTATCTGGACGACCGGTTCGTGGCTGATCAATCATGTGCTCGAAGCCGGCTCGCCGGCTCAGGTTGAGCAGCTCGAGCGGGCTATCCGGGCTGGCCACATCGCGTGGCACGGGCTGCCTGTTTCAACGCACACCGAGGCAATGGATCCACTGCTGTTCGACTACGGCCTATCGATCGCCGCCCGGCTC
The Rathayibacter sp. SW19 DNA segment above includes these coding regions:
- a CDS encoding ABC transporter substrate-binding protein, translating into MKAQKWLAAAAIVITATAGLVACSSSSGTTAKTGTINFTEDKGWNYDPLSTAAKKEIGVSLKTSTYSDQNQFQAFVKQSLRTPKAPDIFTWHTGTQLEQLVKQGLVADTSSIWKQAIADKWVSPAIEKMFTINGKQYCVPLEVDYWGMYYNKAMFAKYNLTPPTTWSGMLDVAATLKSHGITPFYSQSGNPWAFVWYMITMTGTDVSQYNAINDGKASYTDPQVKAAMDVWLQMLQKGYFSDPGSKTQSQTNFKDGQSAMQPFGTWYPGTLGQVGMKPGTDWGIFPIPAIKTQNGKTPVAVEPAPVCVTAKGANKTLALKYAQWLMSPKAQTTWSKAQGILPYNPQATAANATLQDFGKQVTDEAKFEAYLRYYEAAPAPVLTAALNNFTGFMTNPGDPTKYLQSIESTSAQYWASNK
- a CDS encoding carbohydrate ABC transporter permease, with protein sequence MNSKPMGYQRAAWAFAGPGVLLVLLAMYIPIVYTMYLSLTSYNGLGTPQFVGFQNYVTMFQDPAFLTSVMNTAIWVVGTLIVPVGIGLVVAYLTFGLKGGTWFRIPFLIPYALSGVAIGVVFNFIFQNGGALSQALAFFNLPGAETRWLQEAPLNTIVMIFASAWQGIGVNALLFIVGLQSIPKEPLEAARIDGANGWRLFTSMVWPLLRPSTTIVVGLSIVNSLKTFDIVETMTQGGPNRVSETLGVTMYADTFQNSEYGLGAAVAIFLTIVTVAASVLYLRRQLTIGDSSGRGKVAQA
- a CDS encoding carbohydrate ABC transporter permease — encoded protein: MIGRIGRYLVLSILGIVWLLPIYLLLANSSKSNAGFSGTQLWTTGNLGDFWANVVLVFTTTDVSAGFGVSAIYAIIAPVIAVILGACIGFAVIVLKLKHGFAWFFIVFCGTVFPIQMMLIPWFSFYANSGMYDTIVGMIIIYSIVALPFSAFVMRNFFAGIAETVFEASVVDGANMWQIFTRIYLPMSTSALVVVFILQATWVWNDFLLSLILTQSDARPLMPLLNALQSTQGGGPGYTVTLTAALLVSVPTAVLFLFTQKFFQKGLTLGQY
- a CDS encoding glycoside hydrolase family 38 N-terminal domain-containing protein, with protein sequence MSVRKLIKTRPWDDQDARLGLIERAICAEATVGSTGVAILLEPLMKTVNGVRVQSVRMIGRDVELAGRALRPSLTTSDGSELVVAVEDGPAGSLRLLVRTVDEPVQVSLAVPEVGAERIEFLLENQREWTIHLVHHSHFDFGYTDRQTEVFAAQRSYLDSALDLIEETEQWPEEARFRWNSEALWAISDWQAHRPENQMDRLVRHVKAGSIGLSALPYNLHTDVCSTDELHELLRGARRLRDEYGIPFASAMQTDVPGQVAGLPDALQEVGVKYLSVAHNWAGRSQPHTTGALNLPRLFRWRSLAGNEVLVWMTDSPHGLAYMEGPMVGFTEGIEQVENYFPAYLTAMATKGYPFPPGVFGAHGESLDGRDPYPWDILHLRVQGFMGDNAPARLALPSIVRQWNDTWDSPRLRVSRNEDFFEDAEARLGDELITVEGDWGDWWVEGVGSAAVPMAFMRKAQAEVVEGRTISQLSALSGGQAVRDEATRSSETYDAISMFNEHTWGAGNSWTHGDEGFSSGELQWQWKVAQSLVAQQRSSELLETALAYLGQMVATAPDAAASFVIANPTSLRRSGVVRFLLPEAAVPFSTEIELVDGRDGSRVPFVLEQQSNAAHRESGRWVEARLENVPALGSVRVDVLAAGGARAATATGHQQQAASRSASGSSEYGLISLGDSGRSEGSDTERMPRGELLTLENEYLTVRVDEHMSTIASIVEKRTGRELVNQDAVVGFNGYVYDEYASSGVGFNHLANKLAVSERLEMLATRTLARPSRVVDRTTTELEQTLVYEYQADGVNWVRVTLRLRHGEPRLLIENRLSKPSRLVKESAYFSFPFAGDAARMRFEVSGGVTGDGLPHIPGAPQHMRGIRDWVLVENEDNAVAWVTRDAPLVEPHAIAVPYAPFPASTSPSEPGTVYSWVHNNVWDTNFPIEQGFEATFGYAVGVREGSDESPSELALRTAAALVHPLRAARATGTDTDGPAEQSALTISDPRVQVVGLAQADDGAMIVRLQSFADEPVQVELRFGRELLRAAASTYLGDELADLVVSGNSASLQLRRFEAAAVKAVVKTP